From Methylocystis sp. ATCC 49242, one genomic window encodes:
- the cysN gene encoding sulfate adenylyltransferase subunit CysN translates to MHGAVVTAEPARVSTSQASEKPLLRFITCGSVDDGKSTLIGRLLYDADLAPDDLIAALETDSRKHGTQGDDLDFALLVDGLAAEREQGITIDVAYRYFATDKRKFIVADTPGHEQYTRNMAVGASTADLAILLVDARKGILPQTRRHSVITSMFGVRHVVVAVNKMDLVGYSEDVFRKIESDFRAFAGNLRFASIYVLPLVAKDGDNLVHGGATNMPWHDGPPLLSYLESVAVEDTTRIAPFRMPVQWVNRPNLDFRGFSGFISGGNIRPGDIVRILPAGRDTRISRVVTYDGDLDSAVSGQSVTVTLAEEIDCSRGDMLSSPVSPAKVGDRLEAKLLWLVREPLKVGASYLLKIGTKLTPASVSAVDSRIEIETGLAAPVAQGETLAFNEIGEAKLSLETVVACDPYVENRETGGFILIDRITNETVAVGMVKTVASSSGRVAPALAELSYASMEGVAPVREATTVSGRIARSLSFALVAGVATFAIAFAFVKDASLAGQIAMAETFALAAIHYLHERAWSRLRGSEGASSLDEAGL, encoded by the coding sequence ATGCACGGCGCCGTCGTCACTGCAGAGCCCGCACGCGTCTCGACCAGTCAGGCCAGCGAAAAGCCGCTGCTGCGCTTCATCACCTGCGGTTCGGTCGACGACGGCAAGTCGACGCTGATCGGCCGCCTGCTCTACGACGCGGACCTCGCGCCGGACGATCTCATCGCCGCGCTCGAAACCGACTCCCGGAAGCACGGCACGCAGGGCGACGATCTCGACTTCGCATTGCTCGTCGACGGTCTTGCGGCCGAGCGCGAGCAGGGCATCACCATCGACGTCGCCTATCGCTATTTCGCGACCGACAAGCGCAAGTTCATCGTCGCCGACACGCCCGGCCACGAGCAATACACCCGCAACATGGCGGTCGGCGCCTCCACTGCCGACCTCGCGATCCTGCTCGTCGACGCGCGCAAGGGCATTCTCCCGCAGACGCGCCGCCACAGCGTCATCACGTCGATGTTCGGCGTGCGCCATGTCGTCGTCGCCGTCAACAAGATGGACCTCGTCGGCTATAGCGAGGACGTGTTCCGCAAGATCGAGTCGGACTTCCGCGCCTTTGCCGGGAATCTGCGCTTCGCCTCGATCTATGTTCTGCCGCTCGTCGCCAAGGACGGCGACAATCTCGTTCACGGCGGCGCGACGAACATGCCCTGGCACGACGGCCCGCCGCTCCTGTCCTATCTCGAAAGCGTCGCGGTCGAGGACACGACGCGCATCGCGCCCTTCCGCATGCCGGTGCAATGGGTGAACCGGCCGAACCTCGATTTCCGCGGCTTCTCCGGCTTCATCAGCGGCGGCAACATCCGTCCCGGCGACATCGTGCGCATCCTGCCCGCCGGCCGCGACACGCGGATTTCGCGCGTCGTCACTTACGATGGCGATCTCGACAGCGCGGTCTCCGGCCAGTCGGTCACCGTCACGCTTGCCGAGGAAATCGACTGCTCGCGCGGCGACATGCTGTCGTCGCCGGTTTCGCCCGCCAAGGTGGGGGACCGGCTGGAGGCGAAACTGCTGTGGCTCGTGCGCGAGCCGCTGAAAGTCGGCGCAAGTTATCTGCTCAAGATCGGAACGAAGCTCACGCCCGCAAGCGTCTCCGCCGTCGACTCGCGCATCGAGATCGAGACCGGACTCGCCGCGCCGGTCGCCCAGGGCGAGACGCTCGCCTTCAACGAAATTGGCGAGGCGAAGCTCTCACTTGAAACCGTCGTCGCCTGCGATCCCTATGTCGAGAATCGCGAGACGGGCGGCTTCATCCTGATCGACCGCATCACCAATGAGACGGTGGCCGTCGGCATGGTGAAGACGGTCGCCTCGTCCAGCGGCCGCGTCGCGCCGGCGCTGGCGGAGCTGAGCTACGCCTCGATGGAAGGCGTGGCGCCCGTGCGCGAGGCGACGACGGTCTCGGGACGTATCGCCCGGTCGCTGAGCTTTGCGCTCGTTGCGGGCGTTGCGACTTTCGCAATCGCTTTCGCGTTCGTGAAAGATGCGTCGCTGGCGGGACAGATCGCGATGGCGGAAACCTTCGCGCTGGCGGCGATCCATTATCTGCACGAGCGCGCCTGGTCGCGGTTGCGCGGATCTGAAGGGGCCTCGTCGCTCGACGAGGCGGGCCTTTAG
- a CDS encoding DUF2849 domain-containing protein, with the protein MSTLKNPQILLASDLADGEVLFLGANGWERNHARARVARDKDEAAALEQFGKAEIAANHVVDVYLADVEIGADGVPTPLHYREKMRIKGPSVRLDLGKQAAGGAR; encoded by the coding sequence ATGTCCACGTTGAAAAATCCGCAAATCCTCCTTGCCTCCGATCTCGCGGACGGCGAGGTGCTGTTTCTCGGGGCCAACGGCTGGGAGCGCAACCACGCCAGGGCCCGCGTCGCCCGCGACAAGGACGAGGCCGCCGCGCTCGAACAATTCGGCAAGGCCGAGATCGCCGCCAATCACGTCGTCGACGTCTATCTCGCCGATGTCGAAATCGGCGCGGACGGCGTTCCGACGCCGCTCCATTACCGCGAGAAAATGCGGATCAAGGGACCGAGCGTGCGTCTCGATCTCGGCAAGCAGGCCGCAGGAGGCGCCAGATGA
- a CDS encoding aldo/keto reductase has translation MEYRRLGTTDLPVSAICLGSMTWGQQNTESEGHAQLDYAIARGVNFIDTAEIYSIPPRRETQGSTERIIGSWLAARKNRDRVIIATKVAGRGDADWLREGGAGTVLDAKNIQYAIEGSLKRLQTNYVDLYQLHWPDRSLPLWGAGGTTYRRPSKRAEVPIEETLEALAGLVKAGKVRHIGLSNETPWGVARFLRAAELGRGPRVVSIQNAYNLINRTFEMGLAEYAERDAVGLLAYSPLAQGYLTGKYQGGARPPGARTTLFERAQRYEKPGVEAAIDAYLALARDIGVDPAQLAIAYVTSRPFVTSNIIGATTMAQLKTDLDSVEVKITPEIERRIDQIHQLHSNPAP, from the coding sequence ATGGAATACCGCCGTCTCGGAACGACCGACCTTCCCGTCTCCGCCATTTGCCTCGGCTCCATGACCTGGGGCCAGCAGAATACGGAAAGCGAAGGCCATGCGCAGCTCGATTACGCGATCGCGCGCGGCGTCAATTTCATCGACACGGCGGAAATATATTCGATCCCGCCGCGCCGCGAGACGCAGGGCTCGACCGAGCGCATCATCGGAAGCTGGCTCGCCGCGCGAAAGAACCGCGACAGGGTGATCATCGCGACGAAAGTCGCCGGTCGCGGCGACGCCGACTGGCTGCGCGAAGGCGGCGCGGGCACGGTCCTCGACGCGAAGAACATACAATACGCGATCGAGGGGTCGCTGAAGCGGCTGCAGACGAATTATGTCGACTTGTATCAGCTGCACTGGCCGGACCGTTCGCTCCCGCTGTGGGGCGCGGGCGGCACGACCTACCGCCGCCCGAGCAAGCGCGCGGAAGTTCCGATCGAGGAAACGCTGGAAGCGCTCGCCGGGCTGGTGAAGGCCGGCAAGGTTCGCCACATCGGCCTTTCCAACGAGACGCCCTGGGGCGTCGCGCGTTTCCTGCGCGCCGCCGAACTCGGGCGCGGCCCGCGCGTCGTCTCGATCCAGAACGCCTACAACCTCATCAATCGCACCTTCGAGATGGGCCTTGCGGAATACGCCGAGCGCGACGCCGTCGGCCTTCTCGCCTATTCGCCTCTGGCGCAGGGCTATCTCACGGGCAAATATCAGGGCGGCGCGCGGCCGCCCGGCGCGCGCACCACGCTCTTCGAGCGGGCGCAGCGTTATGAAAAGCCGGGAGTGGAGGCGGCGATCGACGCCTATCTTGCGCTGGCGCGCGACATCGGCGTCGATCCGGCGCAACTCGCCATCGCCTATGTAACCTCGCGGCCCTTCGTGACGTCGAACATCATCGGCGCGACGACGATGGCGCAGCTGAAGACGGACCTCGATTCGGTGGAGGTGAAGATCACGCCGGAAATCGAGCGGCGGATCGACCAGATCCACCAGCTGCACAGCAATCCTGCGCCGTAA
- a CDS encoding phosphoadenylyl-sulfate reductase — MTASIAEILEPRLAPLDLHHRLLLAREFIPGRIVFTTSFGIEDQFITHSIFTQGLDIDVVTIDTGRLFPETYELWEQTEARYARRIRAVYPKAEPLEALIEEQGINGFYKSVEARKACCHVRKVEPLSRLLAGVSAWVTGLRADQSDARADAPLVAFDAGHKVLKINPLADYRREDVVAAVEEFSVPINELHARGFLSIGCAPCTRPVQPGESERAGRWWWEADDKKECGLHVGEDGVLRRGPAPQKAEETF; from the coding sequence ATGACTGCTTCCATCGCTGAAATTCTCGAGCCGCGTCTCGCGCCGCTCGATCTTCATCACCGTCTGCTGCTGGCGCGGGAGTTCATTCCCGGGCGCATCGTCTTTACGACGAGCTTCGGCATTGAGGATCAGTTCATCACCCATTCGATCTTCACGCAGGGGCTCGACATCGACGTCGTGACGATCGACACGGGCCGGCTTTTTCCCGAGACCTACGAGCTCTGGGAACAGACCGAAGCGCGTTACGCCCGCCGCATTCGCGCCGTTTATCCCAAGGCCGAACCGCTCGAAGCGCTGATCGAGGAGCAGGGGATCAACGGCTTCTACAAATCCGTCGAAGCGCGCAAGGCCTGCTGCCATGTGCGCAAGGTGGAGCCGCTGTCGCGCCTTCTCGCCGGCGTCTCCGCCTGGGTGACGGGCCTGCGCGCCGACCAGTCCGACGCGCGCGCCGATGCGCCGCTCGTCGCTTTCGACGCCGGCCACAAGGTTTTGAAGATCAATCCGCTCGCCGACTACCGGCGCGAGGACGTCGTCGCCGCAGTGGAGGAATTCTCCGTCCCGATCAACGAACTTCACGCCAGGGGATTTCTCTCCATCGGCTGCGCGCCCTGCACGCGCCCTGTGCAGCCCGGCGAGAGCGAGCGCGCCGGCCGCTGGTGGTGGGAGGCGGACGACAAGAAAGAATGCGGCCTGCATGTCGGCGAGGATGGCGTTCTGCGCCGCGGCCCGGCGCCGCAAAAGGCCGAGGAGACGTTTTGA
- a CDS encoding 2Fe-2S iron-sulfur cluster-binding protein encodes MSTAVDIVADPPNPQPRPETPVLRVEDRNGVIHELEAVEGWRLMEILRDYGLGMENTCGGALACAECHVVLDAESAKRVPPPREDELEKLDELPMLYENSRLCCQIIWSDEMSGLSLKIAQET; translated from the coding sequence ATGAGCACTGCAGTGGATATTGTCGCGGACCCGCCCAACCCGCAGCCGCGGCCCGAGACGCCGGTTCTGCGCGTCGAGGACCGTAATGGCGTGATCCATGAGCTCGAGGCCGTCGAGGGCTGGCGGCTGATGGAAATCCTGCGCGACTATGGTCTGGGCATGGAGAACACCTGCGGCGGCGCCCTCGCCTGCGCGGAGTGCCATGTCGTGCTAGACGCGGAGTCGGCGAAGCGGGTTCCGCCGCCGCGCGAGGACGAACTGGAAAAGCTCGACGAATTGCCGATGCTTTACGAAAACTCGCGCCTCTGCTGCCAGATCATCTGGTCGGACGAAATGAGCGGCCTCTCGCTGAAGATCGCGCAGGAGACGTGA
- the polA gene encoding DNA polymerase I, with product MSSKHNPVGRGSHVFLVDGSSFVFRAYFQSIRQDAKYNYRSDRLPTGAVRLFCAKILQFVREGAAGVKPTHLAIIFDKSEKSFRKEIYPEYKAHRPDPPEDLVPQFPLMRAAVRAFGLTPIEQDLYEADDLIATYAEQARKKGADVLIVSADKDLMQLVGPGVTMYDPASGAREERLITEAEVVDYFGVPPEKVVDVQALAGDSTDNVPGAKGIGVKTAAQLINEYGDLDTLLEKAPGIKQPKRREALTEPEAVKLIRLSKKLVELVRDAPVETKLDELGLEEPDAKKLVSFLQAMEFTTITRRVAELYGVDAHDIEPDADFVGPAGWRARNGEVREDAPAAAPKGEKTAGKSKHGGKAEGMTPASLAAVRRAEAQATKIDRSAYETVTSLASLEKWVAEATDAGVVAVDTETTSLDPMSCELVGVSLAITPGRACYIPLQHREPGDGDLFGGAALLQGQIPLDKAIATLKPLLEDDAVLKIAHNMKYDLLVLARYGVDVAPIEDTMLISYTLDTGRNNHGLDELTLKHLGHENIPFSAVAGSGRNFIGFARVALDRATEYATEDADVTLRLWRALKPRLAAEHMTNVYETLERPMVATLAGMERRGITIDRAMLSRLSGEFAQDMARLEADIFDLAGETFNLGSPKQLGDILFGKMGLPGAKKTATGAWSTSASVLEDLANEGNDFARRILDWRQLSKLKSTYTDALPGFVNKETGRVHTSYALAATTTGRLSSSDPNLQNIPVRNEAGRKIRKAFVASPGHVLISADYSQIELRLLAHIADIPQLKKAFADGIDIHAMTASEMFGVPVKDMPPEVRRRAKAINFGIIYGISAFGLANQLSIPREEAGAYIKRYFERFPGIRDYMEATKKLVREKGAVTTIFGRVCHFPRIGSANASDRAFYERAAINAPIQGAAADIIRRAMVRMDDALASEGLKAQMLLQVHDELVFEAPKKEAEATIEIARRVMEEAPAPAVQLAVPLKVDARAAANWDEAH from the coding sequence ATGAGCTCCAAGCACAACCCCGTTGGCCGCGGCAGCCATGTCTTTCTCGTCGACGGCTCGTCCTTCGTCTTTCGCGCCTATTTCCAGTCGATCCGGCAGGACGCGAAATATAACTACCGCTCCGACCGGCTGCCGACCGGCGCCGTGCGGCTCTTCTGCGCCAAGATCCTGCAATTCGTGCGCGAGGGCGCGGCGGGCGTGAAGCCGACCCATCTCGCCATCATCTTCGACAAGAGCGAGAAATCCTTTCGCAAGGAAATCTACCCGGAATACAAGGCGCATCGGCCCGATCCGCCGGAAGACCTCGTCCCGCAATTTCCGCTCATGCGCGCCGCCGTGCGCGCCTTCGGCCTCACGCCGATCGAGCAGGATCTCTACGAGGCCGACGACCTCATCGCGACCTATGCGGAACAGGCGCGCAAGAAAGGCGCCGACGTGCTCATCGTGTCCGCCGACAAGGATCTCATGCAGCTCGTCGGCCCCGGCGTGACGATGTACGATCCGGCGTCCGGCGCGCGCGAGGAGCGGCTGATTACGGAAGCGGAGGTCGTCGACTATTTCGGCGTGCCGCCAGAGAAGGTCGTGGACGTTCAGGCGCTCGCCGGCGATTCGACCGACAATGTGCCAGGCGCGAAGGGCATCGGCGTCAAGACCGCCGCGCAGCTCATCAATGAATATGGCGATCTCGACACGCTTCTCGAAAAGGCCCCCGGCATCAAGCAGCCCAAGCGCCGCGAGGCGCTGACAGAGCCTGAGGCGGTCAAGCTCATCCGTCTTTCAAAAAAGCTCGTCGAGCTCGTGCGCGACGCGCCAGTGGAGACGAAGCTCGACGAGCTTGGTCTCGAAGAGCCCGACGCGAAAAAGCTCGTCTCCTTCCTGCAGGCGATGGAGTTCACGACGATCACCCGCCGCGTCGCGGAGCTTTACGGCGTCGACGCGCATGACATCGAGCCCGATGCCGATTTCGTCGGCCCCGCCGGCTGGCGCGCGCGCAATGGGGAGGTGCGGGAAGACGCGCCCGCAGCGGCGCCGAAAGGGGAGAAGACGGCCGGAAAATCGAAGCACGGCGGCAAGGCGGAGGGCATGACGCCCGCGAGTCTCGCCGCTGTGCGCCGCGCCGAGGCGCAGGCGACGAAGATCGACCGTTCCGCCTATGAGACCGTAACCTCGCTCGCGAGCCTCGAAAAATGGGTCGCAGAGGCGACAGATGCGGGCGTTGTCGCAGTCGATACGGAAACAACCTCGCTCGATCCGATGAGCTGCGAGCTCGTCGGCGTGTCGCTCGCAATAACGCCGGGGCGCGCCTGTTACATTCCGTTGCAGCATCGCGAGCCGGGCGACGGCGATCTCTTTGGCGGCGCCGCGCTGCTCCAGGGACAGATCCCCCTCGACAAGGCGATTGCGACACTCAAGCCGCTTCTCGAGGACGACGCCGTTCTCAAGATCGCGCACAACATGAAATACGATCTGCTCGTGCTGGCGCGCTACGGCGTAGACGTCGCGCCGATCGAAGACACGATGCTGATTTCATATACGCTCGACACCGGCCGCAACAATCACGGGCTCGACGAGCTGACGCTGAAGCATCTCGGCCATGAGAATATTCCCTTCTCCGCCGTCGCGGGGTCGGGACGCAATTTCATCGGCTTTGCGCGGGTCGCGCTCGATCGTGCGACAGAATACGCCACCGAGGACGCCGATGTGACGCTGCGCCTATGGCGCGCGCTCAAGCCGCGTCTCGCCGCCGAGCATATGACGAATGTCTATGAGACGCTGGAGCGGCCGATGGTCGCAACGCTCGCGGGCATGGAGCGGCGCGGCATAACCATCGACCGCGCCATGCTCTCGCGCCTCTCGGGCGAATTCGCTCAGGACATGGCGCGGCTGGAGGCCGATATTTTCGATCTCGCGGGCGAGACCTTCAATCTCGGCTCGCCCAAGCAATTGGGCGACATTCTCTTCGGAAAGATGGGCCTGCCCGGCGCGAAGAAAACCGCGACCGGGGCCTGGTCGACATCCGCGAGCGTGCTCGAAGACCTCGCAAACGAGGGCAATGATTTCGCGCGTCGCATTCTCGACTGGCGGCAGCTCTCGAAATTGAAGAGCACTTACACCGACGCCCTGCCCGGCTTCGTCAACAAGGAAACGGGGCGCGTCCATACGTCCTATGCGCTCGCCGCGACAACCACGGGGCGGCTCTCATCGTCGGACCCGAATCTGCAGAACATTCCGGTGCGCAACGAGGCGGGACGCAAGATTCGCAAGGCTTTCGTCGCATCGCCCGGCCATGTGCTGATAAGCGCCGACTATTCGCAGATCGAATTGCGGCTTCTCGCGCATATCGCCGATATTCCGCAACTCAAGAAAGCCTTTGCGGACGGAATCGACATTCACGCCATGACGGCGAGCGAGATGTTCGGCGTGCCCGTGAAAGACATGCCGCCCGAGGTGCGCCGCCGCGCCAAGGCGATCAATTTCGGCATCATCTACGGCATTTCCGCCTTCGGCCTCGCCAATCAGCTCTCCATTCCGCGCGAGGAGGCGGGCGCCTATATCAAGCGTTATTTCGAGCGCTTCCCCGGCATACGCGACTATATGGAGGCGACCAAAAAACTCGTTCGCGAGAAGGGCGCGGTAACGACGATCTTCGGCCGCGTCTGCCATTTCCCGCGAATCGGCTCGGCCAACGCCTCCGACCGCGCCTTCTATGAGCGGGCGGCGATCAACGCGCCGATCCAGGGCGCCGCCGCCGACATCATCCGCCGCGCCATGGTCCGCATGGACGATGCGCTGGCGAGCGAAGGACTAAAGGCGCAAATGCTGTTGCAGGTGCATGACGAACTGGTGTTCGAGGCGCCGAAGAAAGAAGCGGAGGCGACGATCGAGATCGCACGCCGCGTGATGGAAGAGGCGCCGGCGCCGGCCGTTCAACTCGCCGTGCCGCTGAAAGTGGACGCGCGCGCCGCGGCCAACTGGGACGAGGCGCATTAA
- the cysD gene encoding sulfate adenylyltransferase subunit CysD has product MTAIATRSLGHLDRLEAESIHIMREAVAECERPVMLFSIGKDSMAMLHVAMKAFYPSKPPFPLMHINTTWKFREMIEFRDNIAKQWGLELIEYINPKGIEMGVGPFTHGSKLHTEIMKTEALKQALDKYKFDAAFGGARRDEEKSRAKERVLSFRTAQHRWDPKNQRPEFWRLYNTRKAPGESLRIFPMSNWTEADIWDYIARENIPVVPLYFAKERPVVRRSGTLIMVDDERMKLEPGEVIERKMVRFRTLGCYPLTGGIESNAATLEEIITEMRESRSSERQGRLIDHDGSSSMEQKKQEGYF; this is encoded by the coding sequence ATGACAGCCATCGCCACCCGCTCTCTCGGCCATCTCGACAGGCTGGAGGCCGAGAGCATTCACATCATGCGCGAGGCCGTCGCCGAATGCGAGCGGCCGGTGATGCTCTTTTCGATCGGCAAGGACTCCATGGCGATGCTGCATGTCGCCATGAAGGCCTTCTACCCATCGAAGCCGCCCTTCCCGTTGATGCACATCAACACGACGTGGAAGTTTCGGGAGATGATCGAGTTTCGCGACAATATCGCGAAACAGTGGGGACTCGAGCTCATCGAATACATCAATCCCAAGGGCATCGAGATGGGCGTCGGCCCCTTCACGCACGGCTCGAAGCTCCATACCGAGATCATGAAGACCGAAGCGCTGAAACAGGCGCTCGACAAATATAAATTCGACGCGGCTTTCGGCGGCGCGCGGCGCGACGAGGAGAAGTCCCGCGCCAAGGAGCGCGTGCTGTCGTTTCGCACCGCGCAGCATCGGTGGGACCCGAAGAATCAACGGCCCGAATTCTGGCGGCTCTACAATACGCGCAAGGCGCCGGGCGAAAGCCTGCGCATCTTCCCCATGTCCAACTGGACGGAAGCGGACATCTGGGACTACATCGCGCGCGAGAACATTCCGGTCGTGCCGCTCTATTTCGCCAAGGAGCGCCCGGTCGTGCGCCGCAGCGGCACGCTGATCATGGTCGACGACGAGCGCATGAAGCTCGAGCCGGGTGAAGTCATCGAGCGCAAGATGGTGCGCTTCCGGACGCTCGGCTGTTATCCGCTGACCGGCGGCATCGAAAGCAACGCCGCCACTCTCGAAGAGATCATTACGGAAATGCGGGAAAGCCGCTCCTCCGAGCGGCAAGGCCGCCTGATCGATCACGACGGCTCCAGCTCCATGGAGCAGAAGAAGCAGGAAGGTTATTTCTGA
- a CDS encoding DUF934 domain-containing protein — MALISDGRFIEDGWRRLADEEALPKDGRIIVSLPRLEHSLEALAPGASLGVIVPNTTEPSALASALPRLGLVSIVFPAFADGRGFSLARLIRRAGFKGELRASGRLLADQYAHALGCGFDTVEIPDDLAERQDESQWAAARAAHARSYQRGYVAPGSILEARRKAAAK; from the coding sequence ATGGCGCTGATATCTGACGGCCGCTTCATCGAGGACGGCTGGCGCCGGCTCGCCGACGAAGAGGCCTTGCCGAAGGACGGCAGGATCATCGTTTCGCTGCCGCGCCTCGAACATTCGCTCGAAGCGCTCGCGCCCGGCGCGAGCCTCGGCGTCATCGTGCCGAACACGACGGAGCCTTCCGCGCTGGCGAGCGCCTTGCCGCGCCTCGGCCTCGTCTCCATCGTTTTTCCCGCCTTTGCGGACGGTCGCGGCTTCTCGCTTGCGCGTCTCATCCGCCGCGCCGGCTTCAAGGGCGAATTGCGCGCGAGCGGGCGTCTGCTCGCGGACCAATACGCCCATGCGCTCGGCTGCGGTTTCGACACGGTCGAAATCCCCGACGATCTCGCCGAGCGTCAGGATGAATCGCAGTGGGCCGCGGCCCGCGCCGCCCATGCGCGCAGCTATCAGCGCGGCTATGTCGCGCCGGGCTCCATTCTCGAAGCTCGTCGGAAGGCGGCGGCGAAATGA
- a CDS encoding nitrite/sulfite reductase has protein sequence MTAHDPQALTRPNAPTTTYRYDEFDAAFVRERVAEFREQVRRRLSGALTEDEFRPFRLMNGLYLQLHAYMLRVAIPYGTLTARQMRRLADIADKYDRGYGHFTTRQNLQYNWPKLVDTPDILQALAEVEMHAIQTSGNCIRNVTSDHFAGVAPDEIEDPRPTAEFLRQWSSAHPEFSFLPRKFKIAVTGAGHDRAAIMVHDIGLAIVKNGAGEIGYRVVVGGGLGRSPFVGKVIRDYVPRADLLAYLEAIMRVYNRFGRRDNKYKARIKILVHEKGIDEVRAAVEAEFGSMDRSVFSYDPAEFARIAAYFAPPPYEALPAESQALRAARIETPAFGNFVDVNVAPHKVPGYAIVTVSLKPIGGIPGDATSQQMRVLAEASERFGFGELRVSHEQNIILPHVKQDDLFALWRMLDEAGLATANAGLVSDIISCPGLDYCSLATARSIPVAQAISKRFSDLSRQRRIGKLGVKISGCINACGHHHVGAIGILGLEKKGQESYQITLGGDPTLSASIGEILGPGVTADQVPDVIEHIVDFYLAERRESETFIETWRRVGHARFKSAVRREGEDGADI, from the coding sequence ATGACCGCCCATGATCCGCAGGCGCTGACGCGTCCCAACGCGCCCACCACGACCTATCGCTACGACGAATTCGACGCCGCCTTCGTGCGCGAACGCGTCGCGGAGTTCCGGGAGCAGGTGCGCCGCCGTCTCTCCGGCGCCCTGACGGAGGACGAATTCCGTCCGTTTCGTCTGATGAACGGGCTCTATCTGCAGCTCCACGCCTATATGCTGCGCGTGGCCATCCCCTATGGCACGCTCACCGCGCGGCAGATGCGCCGGCTCGCCGACATCGCCGACAAATACGATCGCGGCTATGGCCATTTCACCACGCGCCAGAACCTGCAGTACAACTGGCCCAAGCTCGTCGACACGCCCGACATTCTGCAGGCGCTCGCCGAGGTCGAGATGCACGCCATCCAGACCTCGGGCAATTGCATCCGCAACGTCACCTCGGATCATTTCGCCGGCGTCGCGCCGGACGAAATCGAGGATCCGCGCCCGACGGCGGAGTTCCTTCGCCAGTGGTCGAGCGCGCATCCCGAATTCTCCTTCCTGCCGCGAAAGTTCAAGATTGCGGTGACGGGCGCCGGGCATGATCGCGCCGCGATCATGGTGCATGACATTGGCCTCGCGATCGTGAAGAACGGCGCCGGCGAGATCGGCTATCGGGTCGTGGTCGGCGGCGGCCTCGGGCGCTCGCCTTTCGTGGGCAAGGTGATCCGCGATTACGTTCCGCGCGCCGATCTGCTCGCCTATCTCGAAGCGATCATGCGCGTCTACAACCGCTTCGGCCGACGCGACAACAAATACAAGGCGCGCATCAAGATCCTCGTTCACGAGAAGGGGATCGACGAGGTCCGCGCCGCCGTCGAGGCGGAGTTCGGCTCGATGGATCGCTCGGTCTTCTCCTACGATCCCGCCGAGTTCGCGCGGATCGCGGCCTATTTCGCGCCGCCGCCCTATGAAGCGCTGCCCGCCGAGTCGCAGGCGCTGCGCGCTGCGCGGATCGAGACGCCGGCCTTCGGCAATTTCGTCGATGTGAATGTCGCGCCCCACAAGGTTCCGGGCTACGCCATCGTCACCGTGTCGCTGAAGCCCATCGGCGGCATTCCGGGCGACGCGACCTCGCAGCAGATGCGCGTGCTGGCGGAGGCGAGCGAGCGCTTCGGCTTCGGCGAATTGCGCGTCTCCCACGAGCAAAACATCATCCTGCCGCATGTGAAGCAGGACGATCTGTTCGCGCTCTGGCGCATGCTGGACGAGGCGGGACTGGCGACGGCGAACGCCGGCCTCGTCTCCGACATCATCTCCTGCCCGGGTCTCGATTACTGTTCGCTGGCGACTGCGCGATCGATCCCTGTCGCGCAGGCGATCTCGAAGCGCTTCTCCGACCTGTCGCGTCAGCGCCGCATCGGCAAGCTGGGCGTCAAGATTTCGGGCTGCATCAACGCCTGCGGCCATCACCATGTCGGCGCGATCGGCATTCTCGGCCTCGAAAAGAAGGGGCAGGAATCCTATCAGATCACGCTCGGCGGCGATCCGACGCTCTCGGCGTCGATCGGGGAAATTCTCGGCCCGGGCGTGACGGCGGACCAGGTTCCCGACGTGATCGAGCATATCGTCGACTTCTATCTCGCCGAGCGACGCGAAAGCGAGACATTCATCGAAACATGGCGGCGCGTCGGCCATGCGCGATTCAAGAGCGCCGTGCGGCGGGAGGGCGAAGATGGCGCTGATATCTGA